In one window of Nitrospirota bacterium DNA:
- a CDS encoding protoporphyrinogen oxidase, translating to MIVVVGAGLAGLSTAYHLDRPYRLCERDREAGGLCRSYEVKGFTFDMTGHLLHFRQAEIKALVERLLEGRLERHVRRSFIYSHRTYTEYPFQVNTYGLPPEVVRDCLLGFIATLAKPPAGQPQEQSFKAWILDNLGEGIARHFMVPFNEKLWQVPLDELTSDWVSWLIPKPDVKDVINGALGIKDKTFGYNPTFLYPKRGGIDALPKAFLPRVPDIQYGSELVELDTQRRRATVRTGRNGSQVLEYEHLVSTIPIPELVRRCTDLPSDIREAAEGLRCVSVYSVNLGVARERVTDMHWIYFPEPEYPFYRAGFPMNFSPGLGPSGCSSIYVEISHQPTDAMASDDVLKLVRGGLEQAGIFTAKDEIVAADVRDIRYAYVLFDRHRARVLPAILQELERRGIHSIGRYGRWEHTSMEDAIGQGKKLAEQLNGHAQNKPRSAIAATGQAGANP from the coding sequence ATGATCGTGGTCGTCGGCGCCGGCCTGGCCGGCCTCAGCACGGCTTATCACCTGGACAGGCCCTACCGGCTCTGCGAGCGGGACCGCGAAGCCGGCGGGCTCTGCCGTTCCTACGAGGTGAAGGGGTTCACGTTCGACATGACCGGCCATCTGCTGCATTTCCGCCAGGCGGAGATCAAGGCGTTGGTGGAAAGGCTGCTGGAGGGCCGGCTGGAGCGGCACGTCCGCCGGTCGTTCATCTATTCCCACCGGACCTACACGGAATATCCGTTCCAGGTGAATACCTACGGGCTGCCGCCCGAGGTCGTCCGGGACTGCCTGCTGGGGTTCATCGCCACGTTGGCCAAGCCTCCCGCCGGCCAGCCGCAGGAGCAGTCCTTCAAGGCCTGGATACTGGACAATCTCGGGGAGGGAATCGCCAGGCATTTCATGGTGCCGTTCAATGAAAAGCTCTGGCAGGTGCCGCTGGACGAGCTGACCTCCGACTGGGTCTCCTGGCTGATTCCCAAACCGGACGTCAAGGATGTGATCAACGGGGCGCTGGGCATCAAGGACAAGACCTTCGGCTACAACCCCACGTTCCTCTACCCCAAGCGGGGCGGTATCGACGCCTTGCCGAAGGCGTTTCTGCCGCGCGTGCCGGACATTCAGTATGGAAGCGAGCTGGTGGAACTCGACACGCAGCGCCGTCGGGCGACCGTTCGGACGGGGCGGAACGGCTCGCAGGTGCTGGAGTATGAGCATCTGGTCTCCACGATCCCGATCCCGGAGCTGGTGCGACGGTGCACGGATTTGCCGAGCGACATCCGGGAGGCGGCGGAGGGGTTGCGCTGCGTGTCGGTCTACAGCGTCAACCTCGGGGTGGCGCGCGAGCGGGTCACCGACATGCATTGGATTTACTTCCCGGAGCCCGAGTACCCCTTCTACCGGGCCGGTTTTCCGATGAACTTCTCGCCCGGCTTGGGCCCGTCCGGCTGCAGCTCGATCTACGTAGAGATCTCACATCAGCCGACGGACGCGATGGCGTCGGATGACGTGCTCAAGCTGGTCCGGGGCGGGCTGGAGCAGGCCGGCATCTTCACCGCGAAGGATGAAATCGTCGCGGCCGACGTGCGCGACATCCGGTATGCCTATGTGCTCTTCGACCGGCACAGGGCCAGGGTCCTGCCGGCGATTCTTCAGGAATTGGAACGCCGCGGCATCCACTCCATCGGCCGGTACGGCCGCTGGGAACACACGTCCATGGAGGATGCGATCGGACAGGGCAAGAAACTGGCGGAGCAGCTCAACGGGCACGCGCAGAACAAGCCTCGATCGGCGATTGCAGCCACCGGCCAAGCCGGAGCCAATCCATGA